In one Apteryx mantelli isolate bAptMan1 chromosome 9, bAptMan1.hap1, whole genome shotgun sequence genomic region, the following are encoded:
- the TMEM44 gene encoding transmembrane protein 44 has protein sequence MLAALCWITARSLLFCECPGEGWPEGSVLHILHSFVGHMCHAVGALLTNQLGIQILTGAYMAAADIVRFLLTLFPVCPSEALKTAGQQGSAGLCPGAALCPHRLHGQDPLAVQSMQGKAMSAETAVGHPLLGRSRRPVCSSDCVP, from the exons ATGCTGGCTGCGCTGTGCTGGATCACCGCCCGCTCGCT GCTGTTCTGCGAGTGTCCAGGGGAGGGCTGGCCAGAGGGGTCCGTCCTGCACATCCTGCACAGCTTCGTGGGCCACATGTGCCACGCGGTCGGGGCGCTGCTCACCAACCAGCTCGGCATCCAG ATCCTCACAGGCGCATACATGGCTGCTGCCGACATCGTCCGCTTCCTGCTGACCCTCTTTCCTGTTTGTCCGTCTGAAGCACTGAAGACAGCAG GACAACAAGGAAGTGCTGGGCTTTGTCCtggggctgctctctgccctcATCGCCTTCATGGCCAGGATCCCCTCGCTGTCCAGAGCA TGCAGGGCAAAGCCATGTCTGCAGAGACAGCTGTGGGCCACCCTCTGCTCGGCCGCAGCCGGCGTCCTGTATGCAGCAGCGATTGTGTCCCGTGA